The genomic interval TAAATATGCTTTCCTGGAAGAGAAAAAAGAAGGAAGCCAGGTTTTTGATGTAGTTGAATTAACACCGACGACTAAGAACAGCCAGGTTAGCAAAGTGCAGATCCAGGTTAACAAGAATGATAAATCTATCAGCAACTGGAAAATTTTCCAGAAAAATGGTGATAAAGTAACTTATAAAGTAGATCAGTTTCAGCCGGATGTTGCAGTTGCCGATAACTTTTTCACCTTTAACGCTAAGCAGTACCCGGGTGTAGAAGTAGTGGATCTGCGTTAGATATTGCTGAGAAATTAGTTATAGTGCGAGGCGATCCGCCACTTTTAACTACGGAAAATCGGGTAATTGCAAGTCTGTTAAAGCCTGCAATTATCCGATTTTTTTCTATTAAATGTAAAGTAAAAATAATCTGAAAATCTAAATACAAATGATTTTAGGTTTGTGAATTAATGGATGCGTTGAAATACAACCTATTAACTTGTATAATTTTTTTAATGTACGCTTACTATAGTTTTGTGCAGGTATAAGTCCGTATTTTTGCAGTGAATATTTTAATTCCGTACATCTAAATTTATGAAACCTGAAGCAGCTTCTTAACAGATTCATTTCAGAATTTTAATGCCTTTAAATACAAAAATAACCATCCTGTAATCTGACAGGAATTTAGTACTTTCTCTCAACGCCATTTGTTAAACTTCACTTTCGCCGGCTTTCAAAGTCGACGACAAAAATTGTTCTTTTTAAAAAATCATTTTACCCATTTTAATAACCTCTGGCTATACGGAGATCTGCGAATATTAGGTATCCGCAAAAACACTACAAATACATCAATCCAACACTAATGAGAAGAACTACTTAGCCTTATTTGCCTTTTTGTTTTATTGAATATCCCTGTACTTGCGCAAGATGAAACCCACAAACCTTTTCCTGAGGATACGACTACTATTAACCTGGTGAATTCGCAGCAATTCCAGGAGAACATTCCAAAAGCACCACAAACGATTCAAAGCCCAATTGCGGCTAGTTTGGGTTCTTATGGCGAAATACCTGTTTCACTTTACACCGGCAAACCGGAAATCAATGTCGATCTTCATACAGTTACCAGCGGAAATATCACCGTTCCGGTTTCACTGAATTATGATGCTTCCGGAGTCAGGCCAGATATGCATGCGGGTTGGACGGGTCTTAATTTCAATCTTTCAAATGTTTACTCGATCACACGAACTGTTAAAGACGGTCCGGATGAATTTAACCGTCCGAATAGTTCATTGGGAGAATTAGGTTACCTTTTCTCCGGATCTGGCCTTAACAATGGGGCGAATTGGGCGTTGCGGGACACGATCATAAAAACAGCAACGACTGTATCAATTGCCTCGGGTAGTACAAGTGGAACTATCCTCGTTGATACTGAACCCGATGAATATAGTTTTTCCATTCCAGGACTATCCGGCAAATTTTACTATGGCAGTGATCGCAAATGGAAAATTCAGTGCGACCGACCTGTTAAACTGGAATGGATCACTACTCAAAACACCCACCTTTATACTCCTTTTACACCTCCTTCACAAATCAAAGGAGGCAACCCATGGAGTACTAATCTTACTTCGTTTCATTATATGGAACATCTGGAAGGCTTTGTAATTATAGATGAATTCGGTACCCGGTATGTATTTGGTGGCAGTGACATGGCATTTATGGAATATAGTATTGATTTCTTCAATCAGGGTAAAAGTTCATGGATTTGTAACGCCTGGTACTTAAAATCAATAACTCCGGCAACGGGCCAGTCTGCGATCAATTTTACCTATGAAAGAGGCGACTTCGTAGCACAAATGTATTTTTCAGTATACAACAAAACTGCGAGGGTTAACGGTGGTTCATGGTTTGGCTGTGCGGACTGGTCGTCTACTATTGGTGCATTTGGGGCTTACAATGGAAAATTAATTTCTCCTATTTACCTGAAAGAAATAGCAGCCGACAACTTCAGGATCAAATACACGTCAACGGTCAGCAACGAACTGAAGTACTCAGAGGATATTTTTACAACCTATGTGGATAAAATGATTTTGGATGGATATTCCAAACTGGACTTCCTCACATTTCTGTACGATTGCTATTATCCGGTCTTTGCTTCCTATCCTGGCAGTTGTGGCAGCCCGACACTGACATCGCTGCTTGCAAAATTGAAATGGCGGAAACTCGACAAAATAGAAATTCAAAATGGCAACGGCGCCACTATTAAGGAATTTGCACTGAGTTACATAAACGATCCAACAAGCCGGTTGATGCTGGACAAAATTCAGGAGAAGTCGGGAACATCTGTAATTCCGCCATATCAATTCACTTATTTTAATGGTACCGGTCTTTCGCTGCCCGGATACAGTAAGTCACATACCGACCACTGGGGATTTAATAACGGATTGATCATTAATACACTGACTGACTTTAACGCTTACGCCAGTTATGGAACGACGTTTCGCAGTCCGGCAACGGACGTCCGGTATCTAAAATTAGGGATTATCGCTTCCATACAATTTCCGACAGGAGGAGTCACCAGGTTCGTTTTTGAACCCCACACCTATTCCAAAGAGGTTATGCTAAAAAGGTGGGACGGGGAAGATCCCTACGCTGCAAACCGGAGAGCCGGAGGGCTCAGGATTAAGGAAATTCACACCTATGATAATGTAAAGGATGCAGCTGGCGCATTGGTTGCACCAGTTGTGTCAAAGAGATATTATTATCAGTCTGCATTTAACCCGGCCGCACCGGATACAACTGCTACAAATTTGTCAAGCGGGATTCTGGGAGGAAAGGCACAGTATTACTGGCCTGATTATAAGCCGCTGCCTAGCAATGCGGGTATTACAGTAGAAGAGGAGATTTTTTCTACGCAGTCCGTTTTGCCTGTTTCTGAAAATACAATGGGCTCCCATATTGGCTATTCTCAGGTTATCGAACGTTCATCTACTCAAGGTTGGGTCGTACACAAGTTTTCAAATTTTGATAATGGATACCGTGATGATGTACCAAATGGCTTTTTGCAACTCAGTGTTACACCCTATCAGCCCTATAACAGTAAGGCTTTTCAGCGTGGAAAATTACTGGCAAGAGAAAATTACTTTCAAAACGGTAACGCTGCTTCTAAAACAACACTTATTTATGACCTTGTCGGCGCATTAAATGATTACTCTGCGCGTTCGGTGAAAACATCCGTTACTATATTGTGCAATACATCTAATGTAGCCTACGAAGGCACGGCTTATCTGAATGACTGCAGGAAATTTTTAATCACTCAGGAAAATAATTATTCTTATGACCAGGATAATGCTGCCTCAGCGGTCAATTCCAGGACTTACACCTATTGGCCGAACGGGCAGCTTTACATTAGTGCACAAAATGACAGCCGGAGCCGTACGATCAAGACATGGTATAAGTATCCGCCGAATTTAACGGTAGCACCATATTCGGCCATGACTTTGGCCAATATCATCGCTACACCCTATGAAGTATTTCAATACACCGGAACGGAAGCAGCACCGGCGGCCATTAAATTACAGACTGTCACATTCAATACCAGCAACCCCTATTTACCGCAAAAGGTCGAGACAAAGCTAGGTGCATCTGGTCCAACAACTACGGACATCGAGTTTACCTACGATGGTAGAGGAAATGTATCGACATATAAAGAAAAAAATGGATTGACGACGAAACTGGAATACTTTGGCACTGGAACTGGTAAGGTTGATTTATTGAATAAACGTATTTTGGCAAATGGCGCATCCCAGGCACAAACCACTGTTTTTGATCATCTTCCTGCTGTTGGGGTTTCAAGCATTACCGATCCAAACGCCAAAGCAATTGGGTATGACTATGACGCATTTAGCAGATTAATAACAGTCAAAAACATATCCGATTCCAAAGCACGTGCTTCCTACTGCTACAACTATGCCGGGCAATTGACCCCATGTACTCTTCTTGCACCGTCTGGGAGCATTGGCGCTTCGGGTTTGGTTTTGATTGCTGAAAGCGACAATCCTCTGCCAGTTACCTTGGCAGAGTTTGAAGCCGTCAAAAGAGAAAAAGTGGTTGAGCTTTCCTGGTCAACCACTGCGGAAACCAATAGTGAAAGCTTCGAAATCCAGAGGAGCAATGATGCAAAGCAATGGATTAGTTTGGGTGTTGTTGCTGCAAGAGGTGAAAGCAGCGAACTGCAAAACTATACTTTTACTGATACAAAACCACAGTCCGGCGAGAACCTATACCGTTTAAAAATGATCGACCGTGCGACCGGTACGCCGGAGCGGGACCGTAAAGACGGAACCTTTGCTTACAGCCGAATTAGAAGTGTTGTCTTTGATCAGAATGGTGAAGTCGTGCTATATCCAAATCCGATCACGATTGGGGAACGGCTCAACCTGTTGACTGATAATCTGGATAAAGTCAGTGCGATTAAAATATTCGATACAAATGGAAAGCTCGTTCTCGAATCTACCGCAACTTCGGAAATCAATACAAGTGGATTTGCAGCCGGACTTTATATGGTGCAGATCACGTATACGGACGGAAGCTTGAGCACGCACAGGGTTGTAAAACAATAATTATTCACTGACACTTTGAATATTTTTCAAATGAAATATATAGTCTTCGTTATTCTATTCATCGCGGTTCATACGGTTTCGGCACAGCAAACACAAACGCGCAATTATATCATTTCCCGCACATTCAAAAACGCCGGGGCAGATGTAAACGATGTCAGCAAAGTTGTGACACAGGTTCGATACATTGATGGACTTGGCAGGCCACTCCAAAACGTAATTGCTGGCCAAAGCCCGGACGGAACTGATATTGCCACGCCGGTAGCTTACGACGGAGCAGGAAGGAACCCGAGGCAATACCTGCCTTATGTGGCTACCGGAAACGGGTCTTATAAAAGCACGGCAACAGCAGACGTTGATAGCTGGTATCTGGCTAATTCTGCCGGTTTGCAGGCAACTGCCACCACGACTCAGGATTTATCACGACCTTATTCAGAAACTATTTTCGAGCCTTCGCCATTGAGCCGCCCTTCAACACAGCAGGCACCGGGAACCAGAAGCAGGTCAGGTTCAGTCAAATACAAGGTGAACACGGGTACGGAGGTGAAGCGATATGATTACAATCCGGCAACGAATACCATCACCTCGCCGGGAGACTATGCCGCCGGTGCTTTGATAAGGACTCAATACCTGGATGACCAGGACCAGGAAACCAACGAGTATACAGATATGCTTGGGTTGGTTGTTTGCAAAAGTATTACCGCTGTGAAACAAGCCGGTGCAACGGCAGCCGTAATTTTATATACTTACTATGTCTATGATGATCTGGGTTTATTGCGTGCCGTTTTACAGCCCAATTATCAGGATGACGGATCGTTGACCAATTCTGCTTTTCTGTATGATTATGACAGTCAGGGCCGGATTATCAAAAAACAAATTCCCGGAGCAGGGAGCACCGAATACGTTTATAGCAAATTTGACCAGCCTGTGCTGTCGCGGGATGCGAACCAAACTGCTCGAAATGTGTGGGCTTTCACCAAGTTCGATGAGCTAAACCGACCTGTGATGACGGGGGAAATCTCTTCCGGCAAAACCCGCGCTGAATGGCAGATCAAATACGACCTCGTGACGGTCCGCCACGAAAACAACCAGGCAACAACGGGACTTGGCTACACCTTGAACCTGACCTCGGTGGCAACCGCTGCCGGTTTCCCGCAGATCGCCGATACGGACGTACTGACTGTAACCTATTACGACAATTATAGTTTCCCTGGTGCGCAGGCTTTTTCGGGTGTAGCGGGATACCCTGCACCGACTGCGGGCACGGTGAAATCCCTGGTCACTGGCGGGCGGGTAAGGATGCTGCCGGGAACCAGCGTGACAGCTGGCAATTGGCTTGTGAACACCAGCTATTACGATGTGGAATACCGCCCGGTACAGACAATCCGCGAATTGTACGACTTGGGGGCCGGTCCTATTGAACGCGTTTCTACCAAATATTTATATGATCTGGCCGCAGTGGTGGCGGAACAGAAAACCGAACAACTGGTGGGAGGCGCAGCACATTCACATCTTGCTGTGAACAGTTACGATCATGCTGACAGGTTACTAAGTGTAAAAGAGACCGTTGCTGTAGGCGGTAAAACAAAAACAGCTTACACATTGGCTCAGCGGTATAATATTCTTGGTCAATTGCAAAGCAAATGGTTTCATGGGTATAGCACAAAAGCAAGTGATTACCGGCGTAGGACCGATTATACAAATAATATGCGTGGGTGGCTAACGGATGCCAAAACCTGGTATCAGCAAAACGCAGGTACAGACCTGCCTTTCTATGCGTTCAACCTAACCTACAACAACGTTTTGTATGCACAGCAATATTCAAACGGCAATATCAATTCTATGCAATGGCTTAACAAAGGTGAAACTGGATTTAGCGCTGGTCTAAGTTTCACTTATGACGGTGCAAACCGCTTGCTTGGAAGTGCGGGCCTGAACAGTTATGCAGATAAGGAAGACAATATCAAATACGATAAGAACGGAAATATCCTGACTTTGAAACGGTATGGAAATGTAGTGGATGACCTGACTTATAGTTACACAGGAACGGGAAATCGTTTGAAAACGATCAATGATGCGAGTACCAATAACACCGGTATTAAAACTGGAACCCTGGGTAACTACTTCTACGATCCGAACGGAAACATGACCTATGATATAAACCGGTTGGCGACGATTTCCTATAATTATTTGAATCTGCCAAAAACGGTAACCATTGGAACCAAAATACTGGCCTATGATTACGATGCAGGTGGGAACAAGCATAAGTATGTAGCGGACACATTGACTGTCAAATATGCTGGAATATTTGAATATGATGCGGCTAACACATTTAAACGAGTTACGACATCATCAGGTCAGGTGCAAATGGCCAAAGTATTGCCGTCCCCTGCTTCTGATACGCTCAAATTCAGTTACTTTTTGCAAGACCATTTGGGGAATGTCAGGGTTGTGTTTGACGAAGCTGGAAAGATTTTACAGCTTTCAGATTATTATCCCTTTGGTGGCGTAATCTCGAGAGATGGTACTTTGCCTGCTAATGCAAGGAATGGTGTGAACCGATATCAGTTTAACGGGAAAGAAACTCAAATTGGTTCAGGATATATTGATATTACCAAACGATTTTACGACCCTATGCTTGCCCGTTTTTTAAGTACAGACGTTTTGGCAGACAAGTATGCTCATAATGGAACATATAATTATGCTGAAAACAGGCCTATTGACGGAATAGATTTAGATGGACTTGAATTTTATAGAACAGTGGATAAAAGTGGAACAATCACAATTGGCGCAAATGTAAAATTTGAAAATTCGTCAAAGGCAAGTGAGCAGCGCGTTGTTGAGATAAAAAGAAATATTCAAAGTACTTTTAACGAAGTCATCGGTAGCGCTAATAATTCATATAGAGGCCAAGTTGATTATGATGATAATGCTACACTAACTGTTGGAGTAATAGATAAGGGAGAAGACAATGCGGCGGGAGTTGGAGGCAAAGGTGTGGCAATTACCACTAATAATGACTTTAAAAATGGAAATATAATTGATAAATCAGTTGGGACGGTAGCCAACGGTGCTGTTCACGAGTTATTACACAACGCAGGATTAGGGCATCCGACGGATGTATATAGAGATGGGAATGGTAAAACGGTGTCCAATAACAAAATTTTGGATACCGAATTAAAGACAACGGACAACGGAAATGGTACTTTTAGCCTAACAACTACAGGCAACACAGCAAAAAATATTTATTCAAACATAATGATTTATGGAACGGCAGTCATTAATGGATTACTTATGAAAGATGTACGAAAAAAGCCCGAAAATGCCAATACGATTACCGCTGGTCAATTACAAGTCATACTGAATAACATAAACGGCGGAAAAGTTAATGGCGAAGCCAGTGAAGAACAGTAAATAATATTTCAGATGAAAAAGATAGAAATGGTTTTATTTGCCGCAATACTTATAGGTTGCAGAAATGTCGTTCCTCTTATTAGAGATATTGATAAAGACAATAGCTCAAATATGCATAACAGGCAGTATCGATTCTATTTTGAGCAGTATTTCGCAGATTCAATCAAAATTACGTATGGGAATAAAGTAATTTTCGACAAATACGTTCAAACAGTTAAAAGATATGCAGTAGCAAGGGAATACTGCGTGATAGATTCAATCAAGAAGGGACAGTTGGTGTATTTGAAAATAGGCAGTAAGCATTTTCAATTAAAGCCAAAGCCTGATTTTAAATACTATTTTTTTCTTTCACTAATAACAAACTTGGTGCAACATATTCAAATATAGGGCGCGATTATTACTAAATAAAGTATAAAATTGAAGGATTTATCACTATGAAAATATACATGATTACGATAATGGTAATTCTTGCGCTAGGATGTGGTGAATTCATACGACTTTCACGAGATTCTGATGAAAGAAGTATAGTAAATCCAAAAAATCGTAAGTACTACTTATATTTTGAGCAAAGTTTTCAAGATACTGTTACCGTGAGTTATCAGGGAAAGATCATTTTCAGGAAGTATGTATCAACTCTTAAAAAGCTAGCGGCGGCTGAGGAAATTTGTAAAATAGATCCTTTAAAAAATGGGCAATTCATTCTTATCGAAATAGGTAAGAAAAAGTATACCATCAAACCGCTGAGTGGATACAGATATTATTATTTAACAAAATTCAATGATCGTATAGCTGCAACTTATTCTAATGTACTGAGAGACTATTATTGATTTTGGTGCATTTCAATTCTTTACACCTTGAAAAATTGGCAAATTTTCATGCAGGTTTATGAATTTTAAGACTCGGAATCGGGAAAAACCGGCTTCGTATACCCGCATTATACAGAGTCAAACAAAAATTATTTATAAAAATGCGATTTTTAAAACTCATGTTAATCTTCCAGTTGACCGCTTGTGTAGATAGCAAAATGAAAATACAGAAAAATATTTCTTTCGCTGTTGCATTTACCTCCTGTTTTAAACAAGACACAGTCACCCTCTCTATAAATAATGAAAAAGTTTTTGACAAGATCTCAATAACGTCAGATTTTGTAACAGGGTTGACATATGCAAGTACCTACCACTTTACAAAGTCGAATGAACTTGTGGTTATCGCGGACAAAAACGAGAAGAGGTTACCTTTTATTGGCAGTAAGAAGCTTCTTGTAAAAATAAATAGGAATCAAATTGAATCCATTTTTGAGATAAACCTTGCAGATGGAAGAAATATCATTATTGAAGGGTGCGAATTAAAACCAAAAATAAGGCAGTTTAAGAATAAGATAAGT from Dyadobacter sp. NIV53 carries:
- a CDS encoding T9SS type A sorting domain-containing protein, translated to MNIPVLAQDETHKPFPEDTTTINLVNSQQFQENIPKAPQTIQSPIAASLGSYGEIPVSLYTGKPEINVDLHTVTSGNITVPVSLNYDASGVRPDMHAGWTGLNFNLSNVYSITRTVKDGPDEFNRPNSSLGELGYLFSGSGLNNGANWALRDTIIKTATTVSIASGSTSGTILVDTEPDEYSFSIPGLSGKFYYGSDRKWKIQCDRPVKLEWITTQNTHLYTPFTPPSQIKGGNPWSTNLTSFHYMEHLEGFVIIDEFGTRYVFGGSDMAFMEYSIDFFNQGKSSWICNAWYLKSITPATGQSAINFTYERGDFVAQMYFSVYNKTARVNGGSWFGCADWSSTIGAFGAYNGKLISPIYLKEIAADNFRIKYTSTVSNELKYSEDIFTTYVDKMILDGYSKLDFLTFLYDCYYPVFASYPGSCGSPTLTSLLAKLKWRKLDKIEIQNGNGATIKEFALSYINDPTSRLMLDKIQEKSGTSVIPPYQFTYFNGTGLSLPGYSKSHTDHWGFNNGLIINTLTDFNAYASYGTTFRSPATDVRYLKLGIIASIQFPTGGVTRFVFEPHTYSKEVMLKRWDGEDPYAANRRAGGLRIKEIHTYDNVKDAAGALVAPVVSKRYYYQSAFNPAAPDTTATNLSSGILGGKAQYYWPDYKPLPSNAGITVEEEIFSTQSVLPVSENTMGSHIGYSQVIERSSTQGWVVHKFSNFDNGYRDDVPNGFLQLSVTPYQPYNSKAFQRGKLLARENYFQNGNAASKTTLIYDLVGALNDYSARSVKTSVTILCNTSNVAYEGTAYLNDCRKFLITQENNYSYDQDNAASAVNSRTYTYWPNGQLYISAQNDSRSRTIKTWYKYPPNLTVAPYSAMTLANIIATPYEVFQYTGTEAAPAAIKLQTVTFNTSNPYLPQKVETKLGASGPTTTDIEFTYDGRGNVSTYKEKNGLTTKLEYFGTGTGKVDLLNKRILANGASQAQTTVFDHLPAVGVSSITDPNAKAIGYDYDAFSRLITVKNISDSKARASYCYNYAGQLTPCTLLAPSGSIGASGLVLIAESDNPLPVTLAEFEAVKREKVVELSWSTTAETNSESFEIQRSNDAKQWISLGVVAARGESSELQNYTFTDTKPQSGENLYRLKMIDRATGTPERDRKDGTFAYSRIRSVVFDQNGEVVLYPNPITIGERLNLLTDNLDKVSAIKIFDTNGKLVLESTATSEINTSGFAAGLYMVQITYTDGSLSTHRVVKQ
- a CDS encoding DUF6443 domain-containing protein; amino-acid sequence: MKYIVFVILFIAVHTVSAQQTQTRNYIISRTFKNAGADVNDVSKVVTQVRYIDGLGRPLQNVIAGQSPDGTDIATPVAYDGAGRNPRQYLPYVATGNGSYKSTATADVDSWYLANSAGLQATATTTQDLSRPYSETIFEPSPLSRPSTQQAPGTRSRSGSVKYKVNTGTEVKRYDYNPATNTITSPGDYAAGALIRTQYLDDQDQETNEYTDMLGLVVCKSITAVKQAGATAAVILYTYYVYDDLGLLRAVLQPNYQDDGSLTNSAFLYDYDSQGRIIKKQIPGAGSTEYVYSKFDQPVLSRDANQTARNVWAFTKFDELNRPVMTGEISSGKTRAEWQIKYDLVTVRHENNQATTGLGYTLNLTSVATAAGFPQIADTDVLTVTYYDNYSFPGAQAFSGVAGYPAPTAGTVKSLVTGGRVRMLPGTSVTAGNWLVNTSYYDVEYRPVQTIRELYDLGAGPIERVSTKYLYDLAAVVAEQKTEQLVGGAAHSHLAVNSYDHADRLLSVKETVAVGGKTKTAYTLAQRYNILGQLQSKWFHGYSTKASDYRRRTDYTNNMRGWLTDAKTWYQQNAGTDLPFYAFNLTYNNVLYAQQYSNGNINSMQWLNKGETGFSAGLSFTYDGANRLLGSAGLNSYADKEDNIKYDKNGNILTLKRYGNVVDDLTYSYTGTGNRLKTINDASTNNTGIKTGTLGNYFYDPNGNMTYDINRLATISYNYLNLPKTVTIGTKILAYDYDAGGNKHKYVADTLTVKYAGIFEYDAANTFKRVTTSSGQVQMAKVLPSPASDTLKFSYFLQDHLGNVRVVFDEAGKILQLSDYYPFGGVISRDGTLPANARNGVNRYQFNGKETQIGSGYIDITKRFYDPMLARFLSTDVLADKYAHNGTYNYAENRPIDGIDLDGLEFYRTVDKSGTITIGANVKFENSSKASEQRVVEIKRNIQSTFNEVIGSANNSYRGQVDYDDNATLTVGVIDKGEDNAAGVGGKGVAITTNNDFKNGNIIDKSVGTVANGAVHELLHNAGLGHPTDVYRDGNGKTVSNNKILDTELKTTDNGNGTFSLTTTGNTAKNIYSNIMIYGTAVINGLLMKDVRKKPENANTITAGQLQVILNNINGGKVNGEASEEQ